GGAATCCAGCAGGCTCCTTTACAGTAGTCGTTTGGGTGTCGACATTTGTTTTTTCAGCAGTTGGTGCCGATGTGTTTCCCTCGGGAGCGTCCGTATTTTCCTCTTCCGGCTCGGGAATCCTACGGACGACTTTCGAGTCCAAAGGAGCTTGTCCGGCGATCATCTGACGCATCAACTCCTCATCGACTTCGATACGGGGATGCTTCGGAAGGTTTGTTGCAGGTTTGTCAGTTTCTTTTAATGAATCCATGGTACAATGTTTTTGAGATTGAATATTCGTTATACGGTCATAAAGCTCGTGTGTTTGGTTTTATGTTTTAAACCATTCAAAATA
This Alistipes shahii WAL 8301 DNA region includes the following protein-coding sequences:
- a CDS encoding DUF3408 domain-containing protein; the encoded protein is MDSLKETDKPATNLPKHPRIEVDEELMRQMIAGQAPLDSKVVRRIPEPEEENTDAPEGNTSAPTAEKTNVDTQTTTVKEPAGFRRKKIILPDFERTFFAPVDCRNRSAIYVSAQTKRKVSEILHLLGNESTRLTALVDNMLRFVMDIYSDELNYLHEKKNKRRPF